One Methylocapsa sp. D3K7 DNA window includes the following coding sequences:
- a CDS encoding molybdenum cofactor biosynthesis protein MoaE: MSARIIVRVQKESFDAAAEAAPLTQGRRDIGALVTFTGLCRDEGGTLAALEIEHYPGMAEEEITRVAREAAARWPLDGIVAIHRYGLIKPGEPIVLAITASKHRTEAFAAASFLMDYLKTEAPFWKKQHVAGQGPGDWIEAKEQDQAAARKWRG; encoded by the coding sequence ATGAGCGCCCGCATCATCGTGCGCGTCCAGAAAGAAAGTTTTGACGCCGCCGCCGAGGCCGCCCCACTGACGCAAGGCCGCCGCGATATTGGTGCGCTCGTCACCTTCACCGGACTCTGCCGCGACGAAGGCGGCACCCTTGCGGCGCTCGAAATCGAGCATTATCCCGGCATGGCGGAAGAGGAAATCACCCGCGTCGCCCGAGAGGCTGCCGCCCGCTGGCCGCTCGATGGCATTGTCGCGATCCACCGCTACGGACTGATCAAGCCAGGCGAGCCGATCGTCCTCGCCATTACGGCCAGTAAACATCGCACAGAAGCTTTCGCGGCGGCGTCTTTCTTGATGGATTATCTAAAGACCGAAGCGCCGTTCTGGAAGAAGCAGCATGTCGCAGGACAAGGCCCTGGCGATTGGATCGAGGCGAAAGAGCAAGACCAAGCCGCTGCGCGGAAGTGGCGGGGGTAA
- the moaD gene encoding molybdopterin converting factor subunit 1, which translates to MRALYFAFLRERIGKAEEEIAPPENIKTVADLMGWLSGQGENYAAAFASRKTTRAALDRTHVKHDAVIGNAREIAFFPPMTGG; encoded by the coding sequence ATGAGAGCACTGTATTTCGCCTTTCTGCGCGAACGTATCGGCAAGGCCGAGGAAGAGATCGCGCCGCCGGAAAACATCAAGACCGTCGCCGATCTCATGGGCTGGCTGAGCGGCCAGGGGGAAAACTATGCCGCCGCCTTCGCCAGCCGCAAGACGACGCGCGCGGCGCTCGACCGCACTCATGTCAAACATGATGCCGTCATCGGCAATGCGCGGGAGATCGCGTTTTTTCCGCCGATGACTGGGGGGTAA
- a CDS encoding HEPN/Toprim-associated domain-containing protein, translating to MGSMIHLAVGRLEIDWGKNSGFTDHSPLFQPTDLARVPYYYVNEEGKTYIDSTGQERYELFAELKDGMSKPLAEVIDRIELLGHTLQHCEREFKYLSEFNSFDDQRFTFEELKLALVSIDVNAISADYGEMGEDFGKFFRRQLCDRLGLDAIAKDPGYARYDCSEGMENLSAYSVLRLLALNPKALNLPVTWQFADIENGGWADRRVFVRPLDQSNRFLIVTEGSSDAKIIQHAFKLLKPHIPDFFNFVDMEEGYPFSGTGNLFRFLQGLFSISIRNNVVVIYDNDAEGVANYERSCALNVPANMLILKLPNSPAFAEFDTLGPNGRYKANINGCAAAIECYLDLGAMPLVRWTSFNSRTDTYQGELINKTEYMRSFLDQRERVQGYDYSRIEAVLDMIINNCVHMREAMLDETLDE from the coding sequence ATGGGCTCAATGATCCATCTCGCCGTCGGGCGGCTTGAGATTGATTGGGGGAAGAACAGCGGCTTCACCGATCACAGCCCTCTGTTCCAGCCGACCGATCTGGCGCGGGTCCCGTACTACTACGTCAATGAGGAGGGAAAAACCTATATCGACTCAACTGGCCAGGAGCGGTACGAGCTATTCGCCGAATTGAAAGACGGCATGTCAAAGCCGCTTGCCGAGGTTATCGACCGGATCGAGTTACTCGGCCACACGCTACAGCACTGCGAGCGCGAATTCAAATACCTTTCCGAGTTTAACAGTTTTGACGATCAACGCTTCACTTTCGAAGAGCTGAAGCTAGCATTGGTATCGATCGATGTGAACGCGATCTCAGCCGATTACGGCGAGATGGGGGAGGACTTCGGCAAGTTCTTCCGGCGCCAGCTCTGCGACCGCTTGGGCCTCGACGCAATAGCAAAAGATCCCGGCTATGCCAGGTATGATTGCAGCGAAGGTATGGAAAACCTGAGCGCCTATTCGGTTCTACGCCTCCTCGCCCTTAACCCAAAGGCCCTTAACTTGCCCGTGACATGGCAGTTTGCCGATATCGAAAATGGAGGATGGGCGGACCGGCGCGTGTTTGTTCGGCCCCTCGATCAGTCTAACCGATTCCTGATCGTGACCGAGGGCAGTTCGGACGCAAAGATTATACAGCACGCGTTCAAGCTGCTGAAACCGCACATCCCCGACTTTTTCAACTTCGTGGACATGGAAGAGGGTTATCCATTTTCCGGTACGGGCAACCTATTCCGCTTTCTACAAGGTCTGTTCAGCATCTCGATCCGGAACAATGTGGTCGTGATTTACGATAACGATGCGGAGGGCGTCGCCAATTACGAACGGAGCTGCGCGCTGAACGTGCCGGCCAACATGCTTATCTTAAAGTTACCAAACAGCCCCGCATTTGCCGAATTTGACACGCTCGGTCCGAACGGCCGGTACAAGGCCAATATCAACGGCTGCGCTGCGGCAATCGAATGCTACCTCGATCTTGGCGCGATGCCACTCGTTCGCTGGACTAGCTTCAATAGCAGGACTGATACCTATCAGGGCGAACTAATAAACAAGACCGAATACATGCGCAGCTTTCTTGATCAGCGCGAGCGGGTCCAGGGCTACGACTACAGCCGGATCGAAGCCGTGTTAGACATGATCATCAACAACTGCGTTCATATGCGCGAGGCCATGTTGGACGAAACATTGGATGAGTGA